ccccctccttctcctccctggcttccccccaccagccccaccccctgagccctttttcttcctgccccccaccctcctaGGTCTGACTGGTTTCTCTATGACTGCCGCCTCCTCAGACACGTGGCCCTTGGCCTCTTCTGCTGCGGGGTCTCTGTCTACTTAGCAGGTGCGTGCCGGGGgaggggatgtgggggggggtgggtagagccCCGGGCTGGGGTGGCTTTGTCTGACACACTTTCTTGCTCTGGGACCTTCGGCAGACTCCCTTGCGCCCCAGTTTCCTCACCGGTGAAGTGGGGACGTGTACCGTCCCCGCCTTAGAGAATCGCTGAGGGCATTCAGGGTGAATCCCCGCAAAAGCCCATGAAAGCATCTGActccagtgggggggggggggggtccacgaGCAGTAGTTACCTTCAGAACCCTTTTGGATTCATCAGCTTTTCTACGTCTGGTTTGAACAAAAGTGTCCATGTCCTTGGTGGTTTTCTAGAGATAGTGTTTTACAGGTTGGTCTTAGCAAAAACCATTTGCTTATAAATATCAGAACCTCCAGCTCAAGAATgccttaagtttaaaaaaaaaaaaaaaaaaaaaaaaaaaaagctttataaacCAGAAATGCAGTTGTAAAtcccaaaacagaaagcagagcaaaaaaaaaagaacgtgcCACACTGGCTTTCCTTCCCTGACTTGTAATATAACTTTTCTTAGCTCAACAGTCTCTCACCCACGCTTGCTGGTAAAGGAATCAAGTCATCAAGTCTCTTTAAAGAGACTCCTGacatcttctgttttgttctaatCTTGGAAAATGTGTTGATGGGGCTGCAGGTTCGGTGCTGAATCACACATTAGATCACTAAGCAACCTGTTTtcctggaagaaaataatttccagcTGAATGAAAACCAAGGGATTTGCTATGATTGCCTTACTCTTATTCCTGcgacagagaaacagaagttgagaagatatatttaaaatatttctttgtgagATGCGAGCCTAGGGTTCATTATGGGAATACAGGGGTACATACGCGTATATCACATGCAGGGAACTCTGCAGAACTTTTGTTGCTTGACTTAATAAAATGCTCCAGAtgtgagttttctttaaaaaaggagagtggaggggcgcctgggtggctcagtcggttgagcgtccgacttcagcttaggtcacgatctcacggtgcgtgagttcgagccccgcgtcgggctctgggctgatggcttggagcctgcttccgattctgtgtctccctctctctctgcccctcccccgttcatgctctgtctctctctgtctcaaaaataaataaacgttaaaaaaaaattttttttttaaaaaggagagaggaggggtgaCTCGAGCCTTTTCACaggctggcaaaaaaaaaaaaaatgttggagacTTGGAGAATAAGATATGCTCACTCTAATATACAAGAAAActcacaaagagagaaaaaaaaaaaaggtaaccacGTCAGCCTCATTAAGTGTTAAATTAAGAATTGGTTCAGCTCCCATTTAGATTCTTTTTTGAGGTTAGGTGACCTCACTCAGCAAGAATTCCTGACCACGTCCAGCCAATCATCCAATTAGCCATCGTTGCTGACCAGAGCcaaaagaatgattaaaaaaacaaaacaggggcgcctgggtggcgcagtcggttaagcggccgacttcagccaggtcacgatctcgcggtctgtgggttcgagccccgcgtcaggctctgggctgatggctcggagcctggagcctgtttccgattctgtctccctctctctctgcccctcccccgttcatgctctgtctctgtctgtcccaaaaaaaaaaaaaaaataaataaaaaaaacattaaaaaaaaaaaaaacaaaacaaaacacacacgctttaaaaaatgtttagagcAAAAAGGGTCCTTGGCCTCATTTTAATATGTCAAACATGATGCAGTGTGGCATCTTAAAAGCcaaagtgcaggggcgcctgggtggctcggtcggttaagcggccgactgcagctcaggtcatgatctcacactccgtgagttcgagccccgcatcgggctctgtgctgatagctcagagcctggagcctgcttcagatctccctctctctctgcccctgccccccctgaaaaatgaaataaaaacaaatttttttttttaaaacaaaagtacagAGCTGAAGAAAGCATAAAAACAGCCCACAAAGTGTGAAGAAGTCTTCCATTCACTCTGGGCTTCTCCACTACCAAggcccctgctgctgctgctgtaagAAAACtcctcccttggggcgcctgggtggcgcagtcggttaagcggccgacttcggctcaggtcacgatctcgcggtccgtgagttcgagccccgcgtcaggctctgggctgatggctcggagcctggagcctgtttccgattctgtgtctccctctctctctgcccctcccccgttcatgctctgtctctctctgtcccaaaaataaaaaaataaaaaaataaaaaaataaaaaaataaaaaaaaacgttgaaaaaaagaaaactcctccCTACCCGTATCCCAGTCAGCGGTCCCAGGACAGGCTCTGATTGGCTGAGCTCGGATCATGTGCTAGCCCTGCACCAATCACTATAACCGGAGGAATCAATGCTCTGATTGGCCAAGCCTGGTACCATACACAACACTGATGCCAGAGAGGTGGGTCAGTGCTCCTACGTTAGCAATCAGGGTGAGGGTAAGGACTAGACCAGGGGTTCTCAATGGGAACTGATTCTGCTGACCCAGtgaacatttggcaatatctggagacctCTTTGGTTGTCATGACAGGGCAGGAGGGAACGCTATTGTGCCTCGTGGGTAGAAAGCTGCTCAGtgtcctacaatgcacaggacggtcctcatcaaaaagaatgatgcCAACTGGGCGTTGGACAGGCCAACAGAAAACTAGTACAGGTCGGTCCTCAAGGTCAGGTCAGCAACAGTCTTGTTCAGACCGGCAacctgaggccagagaggggctGTGATCCACTGAAAGTTAATCACCAGGATTCAGAAAGCCTGAGATCTGGGTTGTTTCAGTTGTAGTCAAGTACACATGATAAGGCACGGAAGTTTACCATTTTATAGTAAAATGGATGTGACAACGATGTAACAACGATGTGAGAGGATTAGATGGGTGAAGCTGTGTGCCTAGCATGTTGTATGGGTGTCTGTGACTGCCCTCTTTTTGGGGAGCTCTCCCAGGGTTTGGGGAGCAAACGTTTGTGGACTAAGTGAATGAAAGCCGTTTGTTTTTCCAGCACTGTCCATCTACGCCCTGCTGCTCTTTGAGATCGAGACAGGTGCATCCGCTGCCTCCATCCTCGGAGTGGGTGCTCTGGTCCTGGTGGCAGCACTGACCCACACCCTGGTCCGAGCTGCCCGGGCCACCCGCCGTGGCCTCCACGAACTGTCCCCACCACACTTTGAAGATGATCCTGTCCGTCCTGCTGAAGTCTCCAAGGCCAGCCCCAGGGCTCAACCCCAGCAGGGTACCCACCACCGGACCCCCTACTCATCCTTCCCAGAACCTGGGGACCCCGTCAGACCCACGGGTGCTGCTACAGTGCCTACGGCcaagggaggaggctgggagggcagCCTGCCTTTATCCCGCATGCACCGGACACTGTCAGCTGGCAGGGGGCACTGGGAAGGGATCACCCATGAGATGCGCAGCATGCTGGGCCACAGGCCAGGGGGCTCAGGGAAGGACTCCACCCTGGTGTGAACCCAGGGACCAGGGACAGAGACCTGGGATCAGGCAGCAGGAAGAGGATTCTGTAAAGATAAGTCTAGGCTCAGCCATAGTAGCAGTATGACTTGATTTCTCAGTTCACAGCATCCCTGGTTTTTGTCATGAAGGTTGCTTCATGGCACAAAATGGCTGCCAGGGCTCCAGCCTTCATCTCCTctcagagggaaaggcagaggccAGGGCAGGATCGGTATCTTCTGGAAATCTCCCCGGGAAGCCTGGGGTCCCTCCTGTTTATACCTCACTGGCGAGAACAGTCACGTGGCCACATCTCGcggcaggggaggctgggaaatgtagctATCCAGATGTTATAGGCAGGAGGGAGGGTTGGGCTTATGCCGTGGTTCTCTAAATGTCtccatccattttacagatgaggaaaccgaggtccACAGAGGGGCAGTGACTCACCAGGAGTCCCATGGCCAGTACTGAGCgtcagaggcaggatttgaacctgggttCTGTAACCCCCATGCTGCTGACAGTGCAAGTCTCAGACTCTGCAACGTCTTCCGGGCTGTGAGCATTTGAAATCTGtgtgtgctgagctcagagcaaCCCAGGGCCACGGGTAAACCTGAGGGGCTGGACCCAGACTTCTGGCTGTGGCAGAGACTTCGCtgctctgtgtctcactttccttgtctataaaatggggacagaaGCAGCTTCTTCTCCTAGGGTTCCTGTGAGACTCGGTGTAAGCCATTCCAGGTGCCTGTGCACAGTAGGTCCTCCACGCATGTCAACCTGTGCCATTGTCAGTCGGGTGGGGTGCGTGGTGGCAGGAAAAGGCGGGGTCGATGACCACTTTCTGGGGCTCACGAAACTGACAAGGCTTGGAGTGGATAACTCAGAGCCCTCAGGGTCTCCAgaggccctggccctgccccctcccgtTCTGCACGACCCTCAAATAAACTCCAACCCTCACTATCTCCTTTGTCACTTGAGCCACATCCAAACATGCTGTGTGGCCAAGCCCAGGCCCAGGGTGATGGATGGAGTGAGaggagtgggggtgaggaggCAGAAGTGGGGAGCAAGGGTATGTTCCTTGTAGACCTCAGTCAGGGACCCAGGTCCCACAAATCCTCATGTATGTAAATttcaccgggggtggggggatggatgccTGGCCTTCATCCCGACCCCAAATGGACAGATATCCCCAGAATTCTCCCAGTATGTCCCTTCCTGGACCACAGAGGTACTCCAAGGCTCGCGGAGTAGAGGTGACTCAGCCACATAGTGGCTCAAAGCCCCCCTAGGACCCTTTCCAAAGGTCAGAGAGGTGACAGCACCCAGCAGTGgcgacggggggtgggggggtggggggcggttagTCTCCAAGCGTGACCCTGGCAGGGACCCTGCTGATCAGATATACCCAGAC
This DNA window, taken from Neofelis nebulosa isolate mNeoNeb1 chromosome 4, mNeoNeb1.pri, whole genome shotgun sequence, encodes the following:
- the TMEM221 gene encoding transmembrane protein 221, which encodes MARSYGGRVLAAMTLLGIPAAVLAALGAQLLFQLQAGRAELRGMRAEGLGPELGAGPGLPEDAAGALLPLAAALAALALVLGLTSLLLAALCGHLGAELARGPGPGRSDWFLYDCRLLRHVALGLFCCGVSVYLAALSIYALLLFEIETGASAASILGVGALVLVAALTHTLVRAARATRRGLHELSPPHFEDDPVRPAEVSKASPRAQPQQGTHHRTPYSSFPEPGDPVRPTGAATVPTAKGGGWEGSLPLSRMHRTLSAGRGHWEGITHEMRSMLGHRPGGSGKDSTLV